The genomic segment TGCATGTAGATCAGTCATTCTGGATCGTCATTCTGCATCAGTTGACATATTGTAAATGAGGACGATATACTCGACAACACCTTATCTAAAAAGTTGTAAAGCAACGATACCGCGCATTTGcctacataaattattaatattattttacttttacaaaACAATTCCAACGTGTACATCTGACGTACGTCTGGCAGATAAGATAATATTCGATATGAATCTTATATAGCTtatgatttcatatatatagtgCATTGACATTATTAGtccaatatatatgtttcccGAGATTGTTTTTTAGAttcatattatcttatatatgcataatattcaCCTGCATTAACAGtgacgaaataaaattattccagcAATTTACGAATTCCTAATTTTCTAGCTTTAAGATCATGGTAGATTAATTCCTTAgaacatgtaatataatatctatgaaatttttgaaggCTCCTTGCAATTTATCTTCCATCATctattaatactaaaaattacGATCTTTGacttctaattaatttaaaagttgatgaagcattaaaaattgatggGCTGTCAAATTAACATTTCTTaacaaatttatgattaaacaaAAGactgaaaagattttttaatctctctctctctcaatttcaacattttaatCGTTGAAACATCtcgattgaaaattaaaattcagacTATCTATCTATAATTTCGTCGGAGATGTCATATgtatttgtcatatatatatatatatatatatatatatatatatatatatatatatatatatttgaattataatttaaatcaattatgattcaaaacaagtataattgaaatatataattgaaaatacaaaattattagatatttacatataacgAAAACATGAGTTTGGCATTCCATATTCCTCTTTGgctttctcttttatacatttaatcatTAGAATCattagaatttttcttaatgtatcgttttaaagaataaaaaatgtatttaaaattctttagaaaagatttaaaattttaacaattatatccatattttaagatatatctaACTTTATAGAATAGGGTATATGTTTATCTTGAATTGATACCATATTGCGTCCataatcaaaatcaattaaaaatcctCTATTCCAAGCTAATCAGAAAACAATTGTGCAAAAATCCGATATCTCGTCGTTCCAGATTCCAACTTTATAGCAACACATGTTATTGGTTTATTTCGCAACGACGAAACATTAGCATTGACCTACTTGTACTTggtactaaaaaaattactatattagCTAGATGTTTATaccttttctaattatttaaaatacacgcagtgttaataattgtattaaactaattaaattaaaaattaaatggcgtagttaataaaatacaaatatttgcgtAAAATTCAACAAGTGTATAAAAGatacaatattacataaaaaaatgaaacaaaaagaaagagtactataaaaataagttaaactgccattaattaaagattgagTTCTTCATAAAAACAATTCGATTAACTCTCTAATCCTATTCATTTGATGTCTGAATTTCCTTCGTTTCTTTAAGCTTtgtctcaaaaaaattaaaaaaaaaaattgaaaaacaattgAGTTTAACAAGTCCTTGTGCTTATCTGAAAATGTAGAAgagatagtaaaaaaatataacgttattttttctaaatataaaaagtccAATATAAAAGCGCGTTTTGTTCTGAAAACTACAATTTGCTTTCAGCGTTCAATAAAGCGAGCTTTCTTCAAGGATTGACCGTCTGTTTTGAACAACGGAAGTTTCATTGCGAAACCGACGGTCGAAGAAAATTCTATGTGCTGGCTGTTTCTACCATATGTTCGTGTACGAATTTCcgagttttcaaaatttcgaataattgataaaattctctttttctttctccttttccaaagaaaattctagaatttttaatgcagttaaaaaaaagacgacatttaaatgtaaaagatgaataattttgtctaaaaagagaaaaataaacgaaagaCCTTAaacagatttataatttatatcaagatcgaagagaaaattttgtgAAGATACAcacaaattttctctctttcttatattagaaattattttaacgctGGAATACACGATAAGAGATCACGTACGTGCTATTTCGTTTAATTATACCTTTAGATGCACGATCGCAATCCCACATAATTACTGCACACAATGGTCGAATTACATGTCTAAAATATAAGCTACATAAAGGGCATTTCGTACCGTTTCAGCGAGACAAAGGCTCGCGCATCCCGTGTCGACCGATCTACTTTAATACAAATGGTAAATGACCCACGTAACTCTTCTTCCACCCCCGACACCGTTTTTACACTCGCGCAAAAATATCCCGCGGATTCTCGTCGCCGAGATAATAAACGATTACATCTTCCTTCTCGCGCCCGTACGATACGCGCGAGGACGCGCATTACTGTAAACCCGAAATTATAAAGCGGATTTATGGAAAAGGGAGAAAACGAGACAGAAGAATAGCGAGGTGATAAACGGCGGGGCGTACATTTTGCAGGTTGCACGGCTGGTCGAATTGCGAGTATCACGAGGTGGATTACGAACGATTGCGCTGATTGTGAATGGGATACGGAACGCATATTCAAATTTACGTCCGATGAGACATGCGGTGACATcacttcatatatataatatcgaaaggAAAATGTGAAAGGATTCTCTACTTTTAGTATTCTAGTTTTAGATGGAAATGGGATTTCTAGTGgactttctaaaatattctatttttgtggaaaaaaaaaacttaaactcataataaaatgaaaataaataagagtaaaacattatatattgatacattttgtacacgatatatgtttgtataattCATCTATTTATGGTAACATTACAGTCCAAAAATCCacaagaaagatatattaatatttattgacgaGTAAACTCAACCGTCtgcttaagattttttttaacatgacGAGAGAAAGACctatctttgaaatattaaaaaatactctcTCATCCTgacatttttctacatttaaatAGACGATATAATTCGTAATCGTGTGTTGCAGATGTAcagtaaaatacaatatacatatatcctaAAAACGGTATGTACTTTGGCTCAAGATTCCATGCCTATGGAAATTCATATTCGATTTCACGCGTTTGGCTCTTGATTTATTTACGTTAATTCTATTTCATGAACATTTTGCAAATCACCAATGCCCGTAACAAATCGCCAGCGACGCATTCAGTTCATTTATACAAGTGAATTTCAATTATCTAGATTCCTTTCAAGTTCGATAAAAAGTactcaaataaaaaagttgatCTTTATTACAAAGAAGTTTGaatgaaatctttatttatcgcatatgattttaattatttcattgagATATCTATAGAAAAtcttcttttcaaatattattttcataaaaaaaatttaatgtttaacaaataaaatttattcaaaattttttaatttgaaaaaataaataaataaaattttagctctgtgatgcaattatttttagtcgcctttcacaaaaataatcgataattctattgcaatgaaaaaaggaacacttagaaagaaaaattatttaaaattatatctttttaaataataattataaaaattttcagtgaTATATTCATTGTATCAAAAACAatcataagataaaaaattttcttatgtatataagaaatattttattttcctgaaTTCAAAAACTTATTCactataaaagaataatttcaaatcaCTTTGcacttttatagaaaaaaattgtaatgtatTGGTCAAAATCGGAAAAATTgtgagaaagattttttaaacctTTTTATATTCCGAAACCGGAAACCAGCTGCAGATTATCTATGGACGGTAGGTGCTGAGCACAACCTGCGGTTAGCCCTACTCACGTAAACTGCCGGAGACCAAAAGCCTAATTCTTTACAACACATTACTTTATAAGAACTCGTCCAAATATCAAACAAATCCTATGGAACGAGAATTATTCGAAAACTGTATTTTCCACTACCTATCatgtgaaaaatgtaaaaatgatacCATAATGATAATTCGTATAAGAGATATCATGGCCTGACATATACCTTGTGTCaccaataaaaatgcatttaacgAATACGATCATTTCTACTCATCTTGCAGTGAAACGCGAATAATATCGCCAGAgatgaaaatgttaatttttttcagaggTAAGTCTTGTTATTACTTCACACGATGAGATCTATGTGCCATGATAAAAAACCAAGATACCGATTGatcttttaacaaataattgtgCAAAACTAATAGAATTCTACTAGTTGCTTTTCGCCGTCGATTATCAacattgtacaatatatatatatatatatatatatatatatatatatatatatatatatatatatatatatatatctatatgtaatttaaaattttatggaattattaattaattctaaagtaATTTTGGCTTATCGACATATTGCTTGCCATGGTGGATAATAGTAGCAAAGGTGCCGGCCACCATGGCACCCCAGAATaacatataaagtaatatttccgTTGTATATCGCGATGGTAATATTATATGAGCGACTAACATCGAGGATGCAACTAAGAGAACGAGCGGGAATGTAGCGTAACGCCAATTTCGCTCGGATTCCAAAGGACATTGAATGGAAGTGCATTCGCCGTCCTGTACTATATAGCGACCCAGAAAAAGCTCCATCGAATCCTATAACGTAAAGATTGTTATATCACCGAAAAAGAGatgtaaaaaagttttcaaaattcaaCTGACCTGTCTGTATCCATCGGTAAAATTGTTCTTGTAATATCTCGTTAGCGAATTTAGACCGTCTTTCATCGCGCCCAAATTAGTACGTTTTCCAGTTCGCGTGAAATCCGTCTTCAACGCTCCCGTGCCGGAATATTGGATACTTATCACGTCCGCATTATCGGCCCAAACCTAAAAACattaacaaaattgttttttaattgactatatttttttattgcataagtGTAtaagtgtatatgtgtatattatgtatatatgcgtatatcattatctttcataaaaacttcttaattaatatatatatatatatatatatatatatatatatatatataaatattaattataaatattttttattatattttacttaatctTAAATGTTTCAGAAATTAAGTTCCTATTATTGCgcctgaaaaaaaataatttgatatttacttgtttaaaaagattttcaaatgCAGGATGATCCTCCACCTTTCTAAGTATTTCTAACCTACTCAATACTTCATTAAGAACTCGCTTTGCCAGCATGCTTTGTACAACATTTGTTCGGTCTAGGCAATCAACGCAATTTGTACGAAAAACGCCATCCTGAGCCGAAAGCAATGTTCCATCTCTCAATAATAGGAAATATCCCATTTGTTCCTGATCATGAGCTAGTCGGTCCAATAAAGTATTCAATTTGTCCCACTTCATTCTGTTACATTCTGCATGAAAGTCAAAAGCCTCATATCgaatgttttgattatttattctttggaCTAAATTGCGATATGCATTTTCAAGTACTGCTTCTGGCCCACATTGATTGATCTGTTCAAAATGTTAAtagtataaaaagttttataagcaaataaaataatagttttcataataagacattttttaaataattcttgtttagtgtattattcaaaattttaattatttttttatgtatataaacattttcataATGTTCAAATGTTATGTGTCAAAAAGAAGGAGATTTACCAAATTCACTAAGATTTGCTTTCCATAGTGAAAGATCTGAACATCGAAGTGTCGCGCACAAGCACTTTGATGATCTTCATGTGGACTGATTTGTGGCTTCGGCTTGTACTTTAAATTTGGTGCTTGATACCAAAACAGAGGAATGGATCCGCGCGTTTGCACAAAAGAACTGCGATCGCCGTTTACTTCGATTAGCTGCTCCGTCTCCACATAATTGGAAACGTTGCCCGTGGCATCTATACCACGCGAAAATAATCTCGTGCCAGCACGATGCACACTACGTCTAGAGATAATGCCCCAATTGAATGCGATACCGTTCACAACCACCGTATTTAGCGAGACGACTGCATAAGTCAATTGTTAaggtcattaaaaaaaaatgcatgtttACATCTGACTTTACATCTGATATGAAGAatgatatgtatatcaaaGGATACAGCCATGAATGATGGGCAAACAGAATTTGTATTGCTCTGGTCTTGCACTTAAGTCCTGCAGGAGATAGGCGTTCCATACAAACCTGGGATCTGCTCTGTCGTGAAGCGGCATCTAAATAAGGacgtatttatattctaaaactGTTTAGCATTATACAAAacactgaaaaatatataataatgtatttacttGCAAAAATTCAGGTGTTGTATTATGCAACCTCTGCATGGTATGACTGAGGTCATAGGTATAACTGAAGTAAAAGTACGGTGTATTCAAGACTGATTTCACCATCTCCAAGTATATGGCATTATTTTGCACCTGTTTTTCAGTCAAATGTAAAGTCGATCTTGTATAAGGTATCACTTCTGTCGATGATATCTTATAGATGTTATGCCCAGCTATAGTACCACATATTTGAGCATCCGTAATAACGATGAGATAACGACATGCCAAAAGACGTATGGTCCCTACCAGTCCCCATATCTTTCTACGACTGGCAGTTGTTGGAATTTGACTAGCTGTACCAACTGAGAgaagaagcaaaaatatattattaacttgtCAGActaatttaagaaaacatatattagTGACAAATTACCTTGCGTATAGATTTGCTGACTCACTCTATCAACCACTAGCAGGACTTTAGTTCCGACCGGCTCCACAAAAAACTTCTCTGGTGTCGCGTACCTTGGcagataacaaaattaataatcagcgcaaaaaaattaaattgacaataggtatatattttttttatattttacatgaaaaaacaaaatctgCTATGATAATATCTTACTCACAGATACAAACTGTCATAAACGTCCGTATTTGGCATCATATCGTCAAGTAATGAGTAAATTGAAGTGCGTTAAGTGAATAGACGGGCAAgcgacaaaataataaaataatgccggaaaaatgaaattacgaTTTTCGG from the Cataglyphis hispanica isolate Lineage 1 chromosome 20, ULB_Chis1_1.0, whole genome shotgun sequence genome contains:
- the LOC126856923 gene encoding phosphatidylinositol-3-phosphatase SAC1; this encodes MMPNTDVYDSLYLYATPEKFFVEPVGTKVLLVVDRVSQQIYTQVGTASQIPTTASRRKIWGLVGTIRLLACRYLIVITDAQICGTIAGHNIYKISSTEVIPYTRSTLHLTEKQVQNNAIYLEMVKSVLNTPYFYFSYTYDLSHTMQRLHNTTPEFLQMPLHDRADPRFVWNAYLLQDLSARPEQYKFCLPIIHGFVSLNTVVVNGIAFNWGIISRRSVHRAGTRLFSRGIDATGNVSNYVETEQLIEVNGDRSSFVQTRGSIPLFWYQAPNLKYKPKPQISPHEDHQSACARHFDVQIFHYGKQILVNLINQCGPEAVLENAYRNLVQRINNQNIRYEAFDFHAECNRMKWDKLNTLLDRLAHDQEQMGYFLLLRDGTLLSAQDGVFRTNCVDCLDRTNVVQSMLAKRVLNEVLSRLEILRKVEDHPAFENLFKQVWADNADVISIQYSGTGALKTDFTRTGKRTNLGAMKDGLNSLTRYYKNNFTDGYRQDSMELFLGRYIVQDGECTSIQCPLESERNWRYATFPLVLLVASSMLVAHIILPSRYTTEILLYMLFWGAMVAGTFATIIHHGKQYVDKPKLL